Below is a window of Drosophila willistoni isolate 14030-0811.24 chromosome XR unlocalized genomic scaffold, UCI_dwil_1.1 Seg144, whole genome shotgun sequence DNA.
CTGATTACCAAGCACTAGTACACAACTTGGCAAAAAGGTTGCAGCATCACGACGGCAACAGAAACGGCAACAGCGACAACGTCTAAGACGATGACGATCATCATGCTGTAcatgttgttgatgatgatgatgatgatgatgacgatgatgacgatgatgacgatgacgacgttGAGTCGTCTCCCCTAGCTTCGACTGAGCCAAAACTAGTTGGCCAGCTCAAAAAGCTAGCACATCTCAACGAGCTTGGTATAAATTCGCCAAGGGAGAACGTTTTGGGCATCATTTGATTTTTCGATTTTGCAGCGAAgacgtcgtcgtcatcatcgttGCCGCTCAGCCTAGACAGACTGCTAACCCAGTGGATATATTTTTAGTTAAACCGGTAATAGAGATCGTGAGTGTAAGGAAAATTTGGAAAAGCCGCGAAAAATGGTACGTTTTGCCCTGCCCTGTCTAGCATCGAAAGCTTTAGCATTTACTTTAACTATCTGTTTTTAATATCTATTTGTAGCGCCTTTTGTTACCTCTGGTGGCTTTGATTGCCGTCGTTCAAGCGGATGTTTCACATTTGGATACGGATTTACAAGAGGATGGATACCACTATAAGGAGCCATCGGTGCCATTTCCACCGCCGCCTTCTGGCAACGGTATCGAGGATTCGGGTCTAATTCCAGCACCGGCTCCTACAGTGCCGGACGCAGGATATGTGCCTCCACAAACTCAGCCTCCCGCACCACCGCGTCCTCGTCCATCGTATGGACAACCACCGGCTCAACCCGCTCCGCCACCGCAACCTTCTCCGTCGTATGGCCAGCCACCAGCTCAGCCTGTGCCACCACCACGTCCTCCTCCATCCGTTGGGCCACCCCCAAGTCAACCTGCACCACCGCGGCCTTCTCCGTCATATGGGCCGCCACCAACTCAGCCTGCACCACCACCACGTCCTCCTCCATCGGTTGGGCCACCCCCAAGTCAACCtgcaccaccgccaccaccaccaccgcgtCCTTCTCCGACGTACGGCCAGCCACCGGCTCAGCCACCGCGTCAACCTCAACCACCTGCACCACAGCCTGGCCCAGAGTATTTGCCACCAGACCAACCTAAGCCACGTCCTCCAATTCGCCCGCAACCACCAGCCCCTGTACCAACGCAGCCCAGGCCAACGAGCCCAACATATAGACCTTCACCACTAGAACCACAAACACCACCACCACGACCAAGTGTTCCACCAGTTGGCGAATATTTACCTCCGTCCGGTGACAATGAAGTGACACCTTCTCAACCGCAACCCACTGCCCCGATACCAGGATATGGAcaaccaccagcaccacccaGTCCTCCAGGACCAAGCTTCCAGCCAAGGCCACCAACTCCACCCAGCCCTCAAGGACCCACTTACCAGCCACTCCCACCATCACCACCATCTCCACCAGAGCCCACTTACCAGCCATTACCACCGTCGCCACCAGCTCCACCACAGCAAACATACCAGCCACTCCCACCATCGCCACCATCGCCACCAGCCCCACCACAGCCCACTTACCAGCCGTCACCACCTGCACCACCAGCACCGCCCACTCAGGAGTACGGTCAACCACCATCTAGTCCACCAGAAGCCGGTTCTTTGGGTCCCGATGGTTATAATTACAACAAGCCGAATACTCCCTTTACCTTCTAAGCAAGGGTCAGTCATTGATACTCTATCTCTATCACTCTCTTTATCTCCTATGCCACCATATTAAGTATTCTATGTAAAATCTAGCTTGGATACCAATCCCTTCCATCACACTTTTGTATATCgttattttcaaataaattgaaaaacaaaaacaaacacaactGAAACCAATTAAACACTTTCAGAGTAGCTGGTAACGCTGCTGGCAACACTACAAGCCATATGGCCTTCTCTATGACAGCCTGTTGACGCGTCCAAGATTCATTGCGACGGTCATTAGAGGCGGCAGATGCCAAATATCAACGGTTCAAGTGCACGCCGCacagttgcagttgcatttgTGAATCTGACTGACCAGGGGAACTGTGATGTAGCTGACTGTTGACTCTTTGTGGTTTGGTGGTGCTGGTTGTTCTGTTAGGTCAAATCAATCacatgttttgtttttccagTAGGCGCCTGACGGAAATTCCAAGACCTGAGTCAAGCAGCCGTGAACATTCTCAGGTTTTAGTATATTTGCTGTTTGCTATAAtgactatatacatatagaccCATAACGATCCAACGTTAGCCAACGATCAATCGATCGCCATACTTGGCCCATTCAAGGTGCCAACGAGCCAAcgagaaaatggaaaaatgaatataaatatgAACGAGGAGAAGGAGCGGCGATAGCTATAATGACAGAGACAGAGTCAGAGACACGGGACGACGGACGACTCAATTCCCACAAGCTGTCGTCAGTCACTTAGTCAGTTagtcaatcaatcaatcaatcaatcaatcgtTAGGTTCatcagtcatttagtcaataAATTGAGTTAGCCAAGGCAACTTCATTAGGCCCAAAAAATCAACTGCGCCAAGTGAATGAGTGAGTgcatttgtggttgttgtgcAATTTTTTGGTTAGTTTTTCATCAAATGACGGGACGAATGGAAGAGGTTACTGATGTGGTGAGAAGGGGGTCTGGGCTTGGGCTTGGGCTTGAGCTTGGGCCTGAGTCTGggcctgttgctgctgctactaaTTACATAAGTATATTTAGTCGGCCTTCGATTTTGCTGCTAGTGGACAccatgaaacaaaaaaaagaaaaaagtctAGCCCTAGAGCCCCCAGTTGGCTTTTGATTAACGTCTTAACGAGTACATGGGCTGCCTCAAAAGTTGTAGTAAGCTAAGGCTCGATGAACAATCTGTAATCGCCCATGTTGAAAAGAaagggacagagagagagagaactttACGAGAAACCCTCTTATGTGAGTCTACTGGGTGtgatttatgtattttttccttttttgttgcttttgattttttcgcatttcatttttatttttttatctGCTGCAGCTGCAGTTAGTTGTAGTTGCAGTTAAAGTTGCTTGTTTGCTTGATTTATTACatgaatttgttgttttgcggCATGTCAAACGTTTTGCCACGCATTGTTTTGGCTCTTTGTTTCGAAGAACAAGTTCATTAGTTCATTTGCAAATGTTCTATTCATAATGATCATTGCCAATTTGTTGTCATATCAATACTATCGACAGAGCCTCCAACTAAACATATCTCATCTCTGACTCTACGATATGCCATCCCATTCTATCCGGGTGTAATTTCCCAAAACGAGTTATAAATATTCCGGCACAGTCATTCACATTCACATTGATGAGGCACGCAAATGTAAATGCGAGTATTCaatatattaaacaattttaaacgaaattattatttttctgttAATTAGTAAACATTTGGCCagcggctaaaagaagaaTCGCTTCAACTTCCCCCGCCAAAAATTCTTTAATTATTCTATAAtcgaaaaaataatattaattgataaatttataattatgaCATAATAGGCATGCCAAGAAATAAAGTCATAATAGCGTCCAATGATTAATGCCTAAGAAGCGGATAGCTGCTGCTGTCAGacatattacgtatacgtaatgtaTGCCCCTGGCGAAATTCTTCATAACGTAATTAGCGACGCCCCTTGTAAATCCATCAAAAGGCGAAATTGCCCTTGGCTTACTTGCCTCTTTGCTTCTTTAGCTCTTTTTTTGGTCCAAGTCATTCGGTAGGAAACGAAAAGCTACTCAAAATAACGGAGCAACTGCCAACAATAGCAGCAACGGCAGTCGTAACGCACTTAAATGTTTTTGAGCAAACATTGCGTACGATGATTTGTGTAGACGGCAGGTCGAAGCGCTTAAACCTCCCGGCCCCCGTttaaaaccaaagaaaacaaaaattacaaaagaaaaactcgACGTGAAAATCATTCACGCATGCAACTCTTAGATGCTGTAGATATGGCTCTTAGCTATAAGCCATCTCTAATTATAGTTTTAGCCCCAAACTATGCAAGTAGGTTGAATCGCTTGAGATAGCCAAGTTATTCATAATGTCAGCGTGGCAGAACTCAGGGCGGGTATGGTTCGTGTCTTTGCTGACCTAAGTCAAGCCAAGCCGAGCTTTATACAAAGCgctttatataaatatttaatggaattcgattttttttccaatataTGAATATTACCGGGTCACAAAAATGACTCATCGCAGTGACATGgataaaagtttataaaaatgttgGCTTGATCGACAGAGATGGCTGCATACATTTATTGTGAAACATAAACTTCTAATAAATAACTA
It encodes the following:
- the LOC6639011 gene encoding vegetative cell wall protein gp1 — its product is MRLLLPLVALIAVVQADVSHLDTDLQEDGYHYKEPSVPFPPPPSGNGIEDSGLIPAPAPTVPDAGYVPPQTQPPAPPRPRPSYGQPPAQPAPPPQPSPSYGQPPAQPVPPPRPPPSVGPPPSQPAPPRPSPSYGPPPTQPAPPPRPPPSVGPPPSQPAPPPPPPPRPSPTYGQPPAQPPRQPQPPAPQPGPEYLPPDQPKPRPPIRPQPPAPVPTQPRPTSPTYRPSPLEPQTPPPRPSVPPVGEYLPPSGDNEVTPSQPQPTAPIPGYGQPPAPPSPPGPSFQPRPPTPPSPQGPTYQPLPPSPPSPPEPTYQPLPPSPPAPPQQTYQPLPPSPPSPPAPPQPTYQPSPPAPPAPPTQEYGQPPSSPPEAGSLGPDGYNYNKPNTPFTF